The Thermacetogenium phaeum DSM 12270 genome segment CTGGCCACGGAGTACACACGGAGTACAGTAGTTGATCAGGTACGGGAGGGAGAGGGGCAATGGAAGAGCCGAATGCCATCCGTCTGGTGATCGTTACCGGGCTTTCCGGTGCGGGCAAGACCCAGGCAATCAGGATTCTGGAGGATCTGGGCTTTTTCTGTATCGACAACCTGCCACCGATGCTGATCCCCAAAATCACCGAACTCTGCCAGCAATCCGGGGGAAAGGTGAAGCGGGTTGCCCTGGTGATGGATGTCCGGGGAGCGCTTTTCTACGATTCCCTGAGCGAGGAGCTGCGCAAGCTGTCGGAACAGGGGATTAAATACGAGCTCCTCTTTCTGGAAGCGTCCGATGCGGCACTGGTCAGAAGGTACAAGGAAACCCGCAGACAGCACCCCTTCAAGGGGGAGGGCTCCGTCCTGGAGGCTATCCGGGCTGAGAGGAAGCGCCTCCGGGAGATACGCGGTGCGGCCGACATCGTTCTCGACACCACCGAGATGACCGTTCACGATCTGAAGAAGAACCTTACCCAGATTTTCGGTGACGGCCGACCTGGATTTACGATTAAAATCGTATCTTTCGGCTACAAGTTTGGAATCCCTCTGGATGCCGACCTGGTGATGGATATCCGTTTTCTCCCCAACCCCAACTATGTGGATGAACTGAAGATGTTAACCGGGCTGGATCCGGCTGTGGTGCAATACATCTTCTCTTATCCGGTATCGAACACCTTCCTGCGCCGCTTTTATAACCTCTTGAAGTTTCTCCTGCCCTATTATATTAAAGAAGGCAAAACCTACCTCGTGATTGCGGTTGGATGCACCGGCGGCCAACACAGGTCGGTGGCGGTGGCAGAAAAGCTGGCCGAACTGCTAAAGAAGTGCTGCTCCATCCAGGTTCAGCACCGCGACCTTTCACGGGGAAGGTCAGGTGAAGAGCCGTGAGGCTGAGCAGTCTGTACACTCTGCTTTATCGTTTTTACCGCCGGCAGTTCCTCCGGCTCGGCCCCCGGGTGGTGGCGGTGGGCGGAGGTACAGGACTTCCCGTGCTGCTCAGGGGATTAAAGAAGTACACCGAAAACATCACCGCCATCGTCACTGTAGCCGATGACGGCGGGAGTTCGGGGAGGCTGCGGGGTGAATTCGGGATCCTGCCGCCGGGGGATATCAGAAACTGCCTGGTGGCCCTTGCGGAGACGGAAACCCTAATGGATAAACTCTTTCACTACCGCTTTGCCCAGGGGGATGGGCTCACCGGCCATAACCTCGGCAATCTGCTGCTCACCGCTTTGACGGATATCACAGGGGACTTTCAAACGGCGATCAGGGAGGCCAGCAGGGTTTTGAAGGTGCGCGGACAGGTGCTTCCCTCTACCCTGCACCAGGTAACCCTTCATGCCGAACTGGCAGACGGGACCGTGATCAGCGGCGAAAGCACCCTGCCCCTGGCCGGAGCTCCTTTGAAGAGGGTTTTCCTGACGCCGGAGTCCTGCTCGCCGGTACCGGAGGCCATTGACGCCATCTACCGGGCGGATCTGATCCTGCTCGGGCCGGGCAGCCTCTTTACGAGTGTTTTGTCCAGCCTGCTGGTTCCGGGAATTGCCTCCGCCATCAAGCAGTCCCAAGCTGTAAAGTGCTACGTCTGCAATATCATGACCCAACCCGGTGAAACCACCAACTATACCGCTTCGGATCACCTGCGGGCGATTTACGACCATGTCGGGCACGGCTGGATCGATTACGTGCTGGTCAATACGAAGAAAATTGCCCAGGCCAGTCTGGAGAAATACGCACGCCAGGGAGCGGCACCGGTCAAAATCGACTACGGCGCGCTGGAGAAAATGGGGGTGAGGGTGCTGAAGGCAGACCTGCTGGACGAGAGGGAGCTGGTGCGCCATGACCCTGAGAAGCTGGGGCGTGCCGTTCTTAGGCTCTTAGGCGGGCACATACCCCCCGGCGGCAGAGGCCAGCCGAGCCGAGAGCGATAACGCAGTTGCGGAAGGCACAAGCGGATATCCGGCGACCGGAGCCGTCTTGAGTGGGTGAAAACAGGAGTTACCGGGGCGGGGCCGACGGAAGTTTTAGAGCGGTGCAGCTATTAATTATTGATAAAGAGCGGCGTATCTTTCAGGACGGGGGAAAGGGTGATGGTAAGATGTCTTTTTCGGCACAGGTCAAGGATGAGGTAGCCCGCCTCGAATTGCGAAACGACTGCTGCCGACGGTCGGAGCTGGCGGCCCTGGCGCGGGTTGCGGGGACGATTCTGCTCGGACAGGAAAAGAGGCAGCTGGTCCTGACCACCGAAGCCTCTACCGTTGCCCGCCGCATCTTCAGGCTGGTCAAGGCGTTGGGATGGGGCGGGGTGATCACGGTGCGGCGCTATGCCCGGCCGCGGCGCCACCGGTTGTTCGCAGTTCACATACCCCTGGAGGAAGAAGGACGCCTTCTGCTGCCGCAGCTGGGGTTTGTCGGCGGTGAGAACATTCCCCTCCCCCGCCTGGACCCCGCTGTTTTTGAGAGAAACTGCTGCCGGCGGGCATTTCTCAGGGGCTGCTTTCTTGGCTGCGGCTTTGTCAGCGACCCCAATCGGGCCTATCACCTGGAACTGGTGCTGAAGACTGTGCAGGGTGTCGAGGATGTGGCGGCTGCGCTCTCCGCATTCGGTTTGAGGTCGGGCATTGGGGAACGCAAGGAGGCCTACCGGATTTACCTTAAGGATGCGGAACAGGTGGTGGAGTTTTTGCGGGTGATCGGAGCCAACCAGGCGGTGCTCTATTTCGAAAACTGCCGTGTCCTCAAAGAGATGAAGAATCAGATCAACAGGTTGGTGAACTGTGAGACCGCCAACCTCGGGAAAACGGTGGAAACGGGGCTGAAGCAGGTGGCCCTGATCAAAGAGATCGAGGCCCTGGCAGGGCTCGGTGCCCTGCGGCCGCAGCTGCGGGAACTGGCTCTGCTTCGGCTGCGTTACCCGGAGGCGAGCCTCTCCGAGCTGGGCCGGCTGCTCATGCCTCCCTTGGGGAAATCCGGGGTCAGCCACCGCTTCAGGGAAATGCAGCGCTTCGCCGAACAGCTGCGCAAGCGGCAGGGGAATCCCGGTTCATGATCTCTCCGCTGAATTAGCCCACGACTGGCCGTCTTTTATTTTCGCATTTTCACCGCTAAAGTGGCAGCAGCGTTAAATCGAATGCTTTGCTTTTGGAGGTTGGACGATGGTGTGGAGGTTTTTGCGCCGTTATTTCCTGACGGGTGTGCTCGTGCTCCTGCCGGTGATCATTACAGTTTATATTCTGGTGTTTGCCTTTAACCTGGTGGATGGAATGCTCCGCAGCCTCATTCAGAGAATTGCCGGCCGCTATATACCCGGCCTGGGTTTATTGATCATCCTGGTTCTTATCTTCCTGGCCGGCGTCATCGGAACCAATGTGGTGGGAAGGAAGTTCCTCAATATCGGGGAGCAGCTCTTTGAGCGCCTCCCGGTCGTCAAAAGCATCTACACAGCTGTCAAGCAGGTCATGGAGGTGCTGACCACACAACGCCGGGCGGCCTTTCGGCACGTGGTCCTGGTGGAATACCCCCGCAAGGGAATCTATTCTTTAGGGTTTATAACCGGAGAAGCCCCCTTCGAGGTGAAGGAGAATGTTGCTGAGGATCTTCTAAACGTTTACCTTCCGACAACCCCCCCGACCCAGGGAGTGTTTATCATGGTGCCCAGGAGTGATGTCCGCATCCTGAAGATGAGTGTCGAAGACGGCTTTAAGCTGCTTGTTTCGGCGGGAATCATCACCTCCTCTCCCTCCTATCTCAACAGACAAAAACCCTCCCGGCGAGGGGGTGGAGATATTCCGATCTACCGGAGGGCTCCCGACAGCGGTGAGAGTTAAGGGCGGTTTTGAATTTTTTCTTGTTTATCAAACCGCATATCTTATTAATGAGAAGGCAGGAATCCGGCCGGTCGGGGGAGAATTCCTTAGTTAATAAAACGGGGGGTGCGGAAATGCGCTTGAGTTATGGGATCAACCTGGAGCAGACCCAAAAACTGATCATGACACCGGAATTGCGCCAGGCGATCACTGTGCTTCAGCTTTCGGCGGTGGATCTCGCTCAATACGTGGAAAACGCCATGCTGGAAAATCCTCTCCTTGAAGTTACCGAGGATGCTGATGCTGAGGGGGTGGCGTCTTCCGAGAAGTTCAAAGATGATTTTACGCGGGAATGGTGTGAATACCTTTCGGAGTGCGGCCAGGTTGACAGGTCCTTTGACCGCGCCTGGGCAGAGGAAGAAGGTGAGCGCTATAATTTTGAGCACTTCGTGGCTCAGGTGCCTACTCTCAGTGAGCACCTGGACCTGCAGCTGCGCCTTGCCCTTTCCGATCCCCGTGATCTCAAGATAGGGGAGTTTTTGATCGGCAACATCAACGACCGCGGCTATCTGCAGATCAGCCTGGAAGAGGTGGAAAGAACATACGGTTATCCCGTTCGGGAGACCGAGCGCATTCTCAAGATTATTCAGAGCTTCGATCCGCCTGGCGTGGGGGCCCGGGACCTGTCTGAATGCCTTTTGATTCAACTTGAACAGCGCGGCTGGCGAACGCCCGCCTTGGAAAAGCTGGTTCGCTTCTATTTAGGCGACCTCGCCAACGGTAATCTGCTGAAGATCGCCGCGGCCCTGGATCTGCCGGTTCAGGACGTGCAGCACATGGCCGATCTGATTAAAACCCTCGATCCGATACCGGGACGGAATTTTTCCCGGCCCGGGGAGAATCGCTACATCGCCCCGGATGTGGTTGTGGAGAAATTCGATGACGAATATATAATCCTGGTCAACGACATCTCCGTCCCGCGCTTGATGATCAATAAAACCTATCAGAGCCTGTTGAACCAGCAGGAATCGTGCGACCCGGGGACGGCCCAGTTTATTCAGAACAAGCTGAAGTCGGCCATCTGGCTGATACGCAGCATTGAGCAGAGGCGGCTGACGCTCTACCGGGTAGTCAGCTGTATCGTGGAATTCCAGAAGGAGTTTCTGGATAAAGGGGTGAAACACCTCAAGCCCTTAAACCTGAAGCAGATTGCAGATGCTGCCGGGCTGCATGAGTCTACCGTCAGCAGGGCGATCGCCAATAAATACATTCAGACCCCCCAGGGGCTTTTTGAGCTGAAATTCTTCTTCACCAGCGGGGTGGAGAACGTCCTTGCCGGTAAGATGGTGGCGGCGGAGAGCATCAAGCAGGTTTTGAAAGAACTGATCGCAGGGGAGGATCCGTGCCGTCCGTACAGCGACCAGCAGCTCTGTGAGCTGCTGCAGGCCAAGGGTATCAATATAGCGCGGCGCACGGTGGCGAAATACCGGCAGGAGATCGGAATCCCCCCTGTGCGGCAGCGGAAGCGCTATCGATAAAATATTAACGGTAAATCGCCTCAGGATTTCAATAAATACGCAGTGAAGACGGCTGGATGAAGCCGTTTTTTTTCTCGTGATCTGGGTCAACAGAAACTTCAGTAACCATGTGAACACCGGGTAAGGTTTGCTGAAGCCCTGCGGGCGTAAATCCTTCAGCAAGTCCGTTTCACTTTTTTCAATGCTTAAGCTCCATGAGTTAACAGGTTTGCCAGTTCTTGCAGGCACACTTTTGTAAGTCTTTCAGTTCACTATTGATGCGGGAACCGACAGCCCCTCTGTTACCGGCACCGACGCTGCATCGGGTTACCTCCCCTTTTCTTTCAGGATTTGCTTTGCTCTCCTTTTTCCTCCCCCTTGGGTTGCATTGCCATTTAAATAGTATATAATTTTAAATGAAATGTTATATATTAAATGGGGATTGAGGCTTATTTTTATGGATGATTTCCCGGCACACAAGAGTGCCGGAATTTGCGGCAGGTCCAATATATTAGGGGGGAAAACCGCATACTATTAGTGCCGGATTTCTCCTGGCAGCCGCTTGGAGAGGGTCGATTGTTGTTTGAGAATAGAAGGGAGGATATCATTTATGACTGTGAGAGTAGGAATCAACGGTTTTGGACGGATCGGGCGGCTGGTGCTGCGCGCCGCAGCCGGCAGTCCCGATATCGATGTGGTAGCCCTCAACGACCTCGTCGATGCCGAAACCAATGCCCACCTTTTCAAATACGATTCTGTCCACGGCACCTTCCAGGGCGAAGTAACTGCCGGTGAGGGTGAGATTAAGATCAACGGCAAGGCAATCCGGGTCTTCTCCGAGAAGGATCCCAAAAAGCTGCCTTGGGGCGAGCTGGGGGTGAGCATCGTCGTTGAAGCCACCGGAAAATTCCGGGACAGGGATACCGCCTCCGCTCACCTGGAGGCCGGGGCCAAAAAGGTTATCATCACTGCGCCGGCTAAGAACGAGGACATCACCATCGTCATGGGGGTCAATGAGGATAAATACGATCCGGCCAATCATCATATTATCTCCAATGCCTCCTGCACCACTAACTGCCTGGCTCCTATTGTCAAAGTCATCCACGAAAAATTCGGCTTAAAGCGCGGCCTGATGACCACAACGCATGCCTACACCAACGACCAGCGGGTACTCGATCTGGCGCACAAGGACCTGCGCAGGGCGCGTGCCGCCGCCCTTTCCATGATCCCCACAACTACCGGGGCGGCGAAGGCCGTTGCTCTGGTGCTCCCCGAACTGAAGGGGAAGCTGACCGGGATCGCCATCCGGGTGCCCGTACCCAATGTTTCTCTGGTGGACCTGGTGGCCGAACTGGAAAAGCCCACAACGGTGGATGGACTCAACCAGGCCTTTAAAGACGCCGCCGGCGGTAAGCTGAAGGGAATCCTGCGCTATTCTGATGTTCCCTTGGTTTCCCGGGATTACAACGGGGATCCCCATTCGGCAATTGTGGACGGCCCCTCCACTATGGTCATAGACGGAACACTGGTGAAGGTGTTTGCCTGGTATGACAATGAGTGGGCCTATTCCCTCCGGGTTGTCGACTGCGCTCGTTACATTGCCGGCAAGGGGCTTTAAATCGATCGGAAAGGCGGGATGGCAGAGTTGAAGCTGAGAACGATCAGGGAGATCGATGTCGGCGAGAAAAGGGTACTGGTGCGCGTTGACTTCAATGTTCCCCTGGATGATCAGGGGAATGTGACCGATGATACCAGAATTAAGGCTGCTCTTCCCACGGTCAGGTATCTCCTCGACCGCAGGGCACGGGTGATTCTGATGAGCCACCTGGGACGCCCCAAGGGTAAGGTGGTTGAGGGCTTGAGAATGACCGGTGTCGCCAAGAGGCTGGGTGAGCTTTTGGGTCAAGAAGTCAAAAGGGTGGACGACTGTGTAGGGCCGGAAGTGGAGAAGGCGGTGCAGGGCCTGCGGCCGGGGGGGGTTCTGCTGCTGGAAAATCTGCGCTTCCACCCGGAGGAGGAGAAGAACGATCCGGAGTTTGCCCGCAAACTGGCCTCCCTGGCCGATATTTACGTCAATGATGCCTTCGGCACCGCTCACCGGGCGCACGCCTCGACGGCAGGTGTGGCCTCCTTTCTCCCCGCCTTCGCCGGCTTCTTGATGGAAAAGGAGGTCAAGGCACTGGGGAGCATTTTGACCGATCCGGCCCACCCCTTCGTGGCTGTGCTGGGAGGGGCGAAGGTTACGGACAAGATCGGTGTTCTCAACAACCTGGTCGAGAAGGTGGACACCATCCTCTTCGGTGGGGGAATGGCCAATACCTTCCTGCTGGCCCAGGGCCGGGACGTGGGTGACTCTCTGGTGGACAGGGAACACCTGGACTTTGCCCGGGAGTTTATGCAGAAGGCCCGACAGCGGGGGGTTCGCGTCGAGCTGCCAGAGGACTTGGCCATCGCTCCTGCGGACGGGAACGGCTCCCTCCGGGTCGTTGACTCTGATGCAGTGCCTTCCGGCTGGCGTGCGCTGGATATCGGCCCGCGCACCGCGGAGCGGTACGCAGGGGTGATTCAGAGGGCGAAGACAGCCTTCTGGAACGGCCCCATGGGGGTGTTCGAGAAGGATGAGTTCGCCCGCGGGAGTAAAGCGGTGGCCCGCGCCCTGGCCGAGTCGGATGTTGTCTCTGTCGTGGGGGGCGGGGACTCCCTTGCCGTTCTGGAGAAGTTCGGCCTTGCCGACAAAGTCACGCACGCCTCGACAGGTGGGGGGGCTTCGCTGGAGTTTCTCGAAGGGCGGGAGCTGCCGGGTGTGGCGGTGCTCGCCGAAAAGTAAGCGAAGGGTTTCTGAAGAGAGGAGAAATTATTGTGAAAAATAGAAGGATTCCTTTGGTGGCGGGCAACTGGAAGATGCACAAAACGCCCGCCGAGGCGGGGAACTTCGCCAGGCTGCTGCGGCAAAGGGTTGCCCCCGGGCGCGGGGTGGAAGTGATCATTTGTCCGCCCTTTCCTGCCCTGGCAGCTGTGGCCACGAAGCTTGCCGGCAGCGAGATCGGCTGGGGTGCCCAAAACATGCACTGGGAGCCCGAGGGGGCTTATACGGGGGAGGTCTCCGGACCGATGCTGCAGGCGATGGGCTGCCGCTATGTGATCCTGGGGCACTCGGAGCGCCGCAGTTATTTCCGGGAGACGGACGAGGAGATCAGGAAAAAGGTGGGGGCTGCCCTGGCCTGCGGCTTGCGTCCGATCTTTTGCCTGGGTGAAAACCTCGCTACCCGCAGGTCCGGAAAGGCCGTTGACTTCTGCCGCCGGCAGTTTAAGGATGTGCTTGAGGGAATGGAGATCAGTGTCCCCGATGCCCTCGTCGTTGCCTACGAGCCGGTCTGGGCGATCGGGACCGGAAAGACGGCAACACCGGCGGATGCCACTGAGGTCATCGGAGCCCTGAGGGAGGAGGCCGCCCGTCTCTTCGGGCGTGAATTCTCGGCGAGGCTGCGCTTCCTGTACGGCGGCAGCGTCAAGCCTGACTCCATGCCTGCCTTCCTGGAAGAGGAGGAAATTGACGGGGTGCTGGTCGGTGGGGCCAGCCTGGATATCGAACAGTTCACGGCTATTATCGACATTACAGCCGATCTAAGGGGGAACAATGATTGAAAGGCCCGCTTGCTCTGATCATTCTTGACGGCTGGGGTCTGTCCCCCCACGAGCGGGGGAATGCCATTCGCCTGGCCGGCACTCCTAATTTCCAGCGCTTGCAGGAAAACTATCCTTATACCGTGCTGGCAGCCTCCGGTGAACGGGTGGGGTTGCCCGAGGGCCAGATGGGCAACTCGGAGGTCGGGCACCTCAACATCGGTGCCGGGAGAGTGGTTTATCAAGATATTACCAGGATCAGCAAGGCGATCCGGACGGGAGAGTTCTTCTCCAATCCGGTACTCATTGAGGCCATGCAGAAGGTGAAGGAAGAAGGCTCTTCACTCCACCTGTGCGGACTGCTTTCCGACGGGGGTGTCCACAGCCACTTAGCTCACCTCTATGCCCTTCTGGAGATGGCAAAGCGCTTCCGCCTGCCCCGGGTTTACATCCACGCCTTCCTGGACGGGCGGGATGTCTTGCCCACCAGCGGTGCCGGTTATATCGAAGAGGCGGAGAGGAAGTGCCGGGAGATCGGTTGCGGCGAAATCGCCACCGTCAGCGGCAGGTACTACGCCATGGACCGGGATAAGAGGTGGGAGCGGGTGGAGAAGGCCTTCAACGCCGTTGTTTACGGTGAAGGGGAGCCCGTGACCTCGCCCGCCGCTGCCGTCCGCGACTCCTATGAAAAGGAAGTTACCGATGAGTTCGTCGTTCCCAAAGTGGTTGTCGACGGTAGCGGGCGTCCCAAAGGAACGGTGCAGCGGGGGGATACCGTTATTTTTTATAACTTCCGGGCCGACAGGGCGCGGGAGCTCACCCGCGCCTTCACCGATCGTCGCTTCGAGGGGTTTGTCCGGAAGGGAGGGTATCCGGATGTACACTTCGTTTGTATGACCCAATACGATGTAACCATCCCGGCCCCTGTTGCCTTCCCCCCTCAAACCCTGCAGAACACCCTGGGGGAAATCCTGTCCGGGAACGGACTCAGGCAGCTCAGGATCGCCGAAACGGAAAAGTATGCCCATGTCACCTTTTTCTTTAACGGGGGTGTAGAGGCGCCCAACCCGGGAGAGGAGCGCGTTCTGATCCCCTCGCCGAAGGTCGCCACCTATGACCTGAAGCCGGAGATGAGCGCGCCCGAGGTCACGGAGAGGGTCCTGAAGGAGATTAATGGGGGCGCTTACGACGTGATCATCCTGAATTACGCCAACCCGGATATGGTGGGGCACACGGGCGTTCTGGAGGCGGCCGTCCGGGCGATCGCAGTGGTGGATGAGTGTCTGGGAAGGGTGGTACAGGGGATTCTCGATAAAGGAGGAATTGCCCTCGTGACCGCCGACCACGGGAATGCCGAGCAAATGCTCGAAGAGGAGTCTGAGGAGCCGCATACCGCCCACACCACAAATCCCGTGCCCTTCATCCTGGTGGGAGATGAGTACCGGCAGAGGCGGCTTCGAGAAGGCGGGGCCCTGGAGGATATCGCTCCGACCATGCTGGAGATCCTGGGGATTCCCCGGCCGCCGGCGATGACCGGGCGTTCGCTGCTGGCAGGGTAGATCCTCAAGCGACCCTCACGCCGCCTTGGGCTGCACCAACAGAGCATGGAAATACCCGACGGTCTGCCGGCGAGCGACCTATGGAAGGCCGGGTAACAGGACAGGCGAAGCGAGGATGACAGGTCGGGATGCGAGTAGAGACACCCCTTGACCTGCGATGGAATGGATTTGCAGCGAGGCCAAACGCTGCGTTTGACAGAAGCAGTTCGCAACTTGTTACGCAGCATCCCAGAGCTGTCCCGAAGCGAGCCGTCGTCCTGTCCGGCCTGGAATCGGGAGTCGAGCGGCAGACGGCGGGTGAACTTGATGTATTTTCATGGCAGTTTGTTTGCCGAAAAGAAACGGAGGTTCGGAAATAATGCCGCAAATCAGCAATGTCGTTGCAAGGGAGATCCTGGATTCCCGGGGGAATCCAACGGTTGAGGTTGATGTTTACCTGGAGGATGGGAGCTTCGGCAGTGCGGCCGTTCCCTCCGGGGCCTCGACCGGGGTGCATGAGGCCCTGGAACTGCGGGATGGCGACGGGGCCCGCTATCTGGGAAAGGGCGTTTTGAAGGCGGTTGCAAATGTGAACGACGTCATTGCCACCGAGGTGGCGGGGATGGAGGCCACCGACCAGGTTCTGATCGACCAGACCATGATTGAGCTTGATGGCACTCCTAACAAGGAGAGGCTCGGAGCCAACGCCATTCTCGGCGTTTCTCTGGCGGTTGCGAAAGCCGCCGCCGACAGCGTCGGGCTGCCTCTCTACCGTTACCTCGGCGGTGTCGGAGCCAGGCTGCTGCCGGTTCCCATGATGAATATTCTCAACGGCGGGAAGCACGCCGACAACAATGTGGATATCCAGGAGTTCATGATCGTCCCGCGGGGCGCCGGCAGCATCCGGGATGCCATCAGAATGGGTGCGGAGGTATTCCACAATTTAAAAAAGGTGCTGAAGGGGAAGGGCTACAATACGGCCGTTGGGGATGAGGGAGGATTCGCCCCGAATTTGAAATCCAATGAAGAGGCCCTGGAGGTGATCGTGGACGCCATCCAGCGGGCCGGCTACAAACCCGGTGAAGAAATATTCCTGGCTTTGGATGTGGCCGCCAGCGAACTCTATAAAGACGGCAGATACCACTTCCGCAGCACCGGTGATTCCCTGACCGCTTCAGAGACGATTGACTTTTACGAGAAGCTGGTCGGCAGCTACCCGATCGTCTCCATAGAGGACGGGCTCGCCGAGGACGACTGGGAGGGATGGAAAGAGTTGACAGAGCGGCTGGGGGGGAAGATCCAGCTGGTGGGGGACGATATCTTCGTCACCAACAAGAAGCGCCTGGAGCGCGGCATCAAAGAGGGGGTTGCCAACTCCATCCTGATCAAGGTGAACCAGATCGGTACCCTGACCGAAACCCTGGAGGCAGTAGAGATGGCGGCGAGGGCCGGTTATACGGCGGTGATCTCCCACCGTTCCGGGGAAACCGAGGACACCACCATTGCCGATCTGGCGGTGGCTACCTGCACCGGGCAGATCAAGACGGGTGCGCCCTCCCGAACCGACCGCGTGGCCAAGTACAACCAGTTGATCAGGATCGAAGAGGACCTGGGTGAGGCGGCCCTTTACGCCGGGCTGTTGTAAGCGGCAATACTTGAAGACGAACGGTTTAACCCTGCCGTAACTTTACAGAAGCGCCCACATCGCTCACAACGGCTGCTTTACAAGCGCTTCCGGTAATGCTAAAATGAATGTGATTTTCGGAGGGAGCGGCGCAATTTAACGGTGCCGTCACCTGGCGTCACCGGGAAAGGGAGGAACCAGGCTTGCTGAAGACCATTTTGATGATACTGGAAGTGCTGGTGAGCATCGGCCTGATAACGACGATCTTGATGCAGTCCGGAAGGGCCTCCGGCCTTTCGGGGGCTATCGCCGGAGGCGCCCAGGCCCTGCTGGGCAAGAAGAAGGGGCTTGATGAGTTTCTCGGAAAGGTTTCCATGGTTCTTGCCGCAGCCTTTCTCATCATCACCATGCTGATAACCGTAATTGAGTAAAAGACCCTGCAGGATAAACCCCGGACGTTACCTGTTCGGGGTTTTTTATTTACGCTCTGCACGGATCTTTGTTGTTGGGAAAGGTCTTGAACGGTGAAGCTGACAGGTGATGTTGGCTAAGGGAAGGCCTTCCGGCAGTGCAGAAAGTGAACGCGGCGGCAGGACCTGCAGATGCGACGAGCCTTTGAATCCAGGCTGTGAATTGTCTTAGAGAATAGTAATCCTGCCTGAAATTGGTCTTTAATCTATTATAATTCTATGAGTAATAATATCTTTAATTAGGGTATTGATTTATTACAAGAAGTAACTATAATATATAGTAGCGGAGATAGTTGATATTTCATATTTTTTTAACTTGTAATATTACTACAGGAAATATTATATCCACTCAAGCCAGATAATAGCTACAGCGTGTATTCTCGTTGTACGACTCACACTCACCCAAGACTTCTTTTAGCGCATGTAGTATATCTGTAGTTTTATAAAAAACCTGCCTGGCTTATTTCCTTTATCTTTTAATCACAGCAACAGTTGCTTAAAGATAGAGAGTATTCAATCAGATATACCTGGAGAGCATTAGAGATGTTTGGATTGCTTAGAACGCGACGCATATCCGCTTTATTTTGCTGACGCTTTTCCACCGCCAGGAGTCACATGCCAAAATTTCTTGCTGCTGCTGTCGTTATTCCAAGTTTCACTCTAAATGTAAAAGCTTTTTGCTGGAGAAAAGATGAAAAAAGATACGGATAGGCTGACATTGAGAAGATAAAAGGAAATAATGCCGGAAAGTAATGCCCGTCACTGAAAGAGGTATTTGTAATCGAGAGATCGTTAGAAGGGGCGCGACTTTTAAAAAGT includes the following:
- the rapZ gene encoding RNase adapter RapZ: MEEPNAIRLVIVTGLSGAGKTQAIRILEDLGFFCIDNLPPMLIPKITELCQQSGGKVKRVALVMDVRGALFYDSLSEELRKLSEQGIKYELLFLEASDAALVRRYKETRRQHPFKGEGSVLEAIRAERKRLREIRGAADIVLDTTEMTVHDLKKNLTQIFGDGRPGFTIKIVSFGYKFGIPLDADLVMDIRFLPNPNYVDELKMLTGLDPAVVQYIFSYPVSNTFLRRFYNLLKFLLPYYIKEGKTYLVIAVGCTGGQHRSVAVAEKLAELLKKCCSIQVQHRDLSRGRSGEEP
- a CDS encoding gluconeogenesis factor YvcK family protein, which gives rise to MSSLYTLLYRFYRRQFLRLGPRVVAVGGGTGLPVLLRGLKKYTENITAIVTVADDGGSSGRLRGEFGILPPGDIRNCLVALAETETLMDKLFHYRFAQGDGLTGHNLGNLLLTALTDITGDFQTAIREASRVLKVRGQVLPSTLHQVTLHAELADGTVISGESTLPLAGAPLKRVFLTPESCSPVPEAIDAIYRADLILLGPGSLFTSVLSSLLVPGIASAIKQSQAVKCYVCNIMTQPGETTNYTASDHLRAIYDHVGHGWIDYVLVNTKKIAQASLEKYARQGAAPVKIDYGALEKMGVRVLKADLLDERELVRHDPEKLGRAVLRLLGGHIPPGGRGQPSRER
- the whiA gene encoding DNA-binding protein WhiA, which encodes MGENRSYRGGADGSFRAVQLLIIDKERRIFQDGGKGDGKMSFSAQVKDEVARLELRNDCCRRSELAALARVAGTILLGQEKRQLVLTTEASTVARRIFRLVKALGWGGVITVRRYARPRRHRLFAVHIPLEEEGRLLLPQLGFVGGENIPLPRLDPAVFERNCCRRAFLRGCFLGCGFVSDPNRAYHLELVLKTVQGVEDVAAALSAFGLRSGIGERKEAYRIYLKDAEQVVEFLRVIGANQAVLYFENCRVLKEMKNQINRLVNCETANLGKTVETGLKQVALIKEIEALAGLGALRPQLRELALLRLRYPEASLSELGRLLMPPLGKSGVSHRFREMQRFAEQLRKRQGNPGS
- a CDS encoding DUF502 domain-containing protein — translated: MVWRFLRRYFLTGVLVLLPVIITVYILVFAFNLVDGMLRSLIQRIAGRYIPGLGLLIILVLIFLAGVIGTNVVGRKFLNIGEQLFERLPVVKSIYTAVKQVMEVLTTQRRAAFRHVVLVEYPRKGIYSLGFITGEAPFEVKENVAEDLLNVYLPTTPPTQGVFIMVPRSDVRILKMSVEDGFKLLVSAGIITSSPSYLNRQKPSRRGGGDIPIYRRAPDSGES
- the rpoN gene encoding RNA polymerase factor sigma-54; the encoded protein is MRLSYGINLEQTQKLIMTPELRQAITVLQLSAVDLAQYVENAMLENPLLEVTEDADAEGVASSEKFKDDFTREWCEYLSECGQVDRSFDRAWAEEEGERYNFEHFVAQVPTLSEHLDLQLRLALSDPRDLKIGEFLIGNINDRGYLQISLEEVERTYGYPVRETERILKIIQSFDPPGVGARDLSECLLIQLEQRGWRTPALEKLVRFYLGDLANGNLLKIAAALDLPVQDVQHMADLIKTLDPIPGRNFSRPGENRYIAPDVVVEKFDDEYIILVNDISVPRLMINKTYQSLLNQQESCDPGTAQFIQNKLKSAIWLIRSIEQRRLTLYRVVSCIVEFQKEFLDKGVKHLKPLNLKQIADAAGLHESTVSRAIANKYIQTPQGLFELKFFFTSGVENVLAGKMVAAESIKQVLKELIAGEDPCRPYSDQQLCELLQAKGINIARRTVAKYRQEIGIPPVRQRKRYR
- the gap gene encoding type I glyceraldehyde-3-phosphate dehydrogenase, translating into MTVRVGINGFGRIGRLVLRAAAGSPDIDVVALNDLVDAETNAHLFKYDSVHGTFQGEVTAGEGEIKINGKAIRVFSEKDPKKLPWGELGVSIVVEATGKFRDRDTASAHLEAGAKKVIITAPAKNEDITIVMGVNEDKYDPANHHIISNASCTTNCLAPIVKVIHEKFGLKRGLMTTTHAYTNDQRVLDLAHKDLRRARAAALSMIPTTTGAAKAVALVLPELKGKLTGIAIRVPVPNVSLVDLVAELEKPTTVDGLNQAFKDAAGGKLKGILRYSDVPLVSRDYNGDPHSAIVDGPSTMVIDGTLVKVFAWYDNEWAYSLRVVDCARYIAGKGL